One Egibacteraceae bacterium genomic window, TGCCCACCGTCCAGGTCGGTGACCGCTTCCTGGTCAACCCGACCGCGGACGAGGTGATCGCGGCGACGAAGGCCGCATAGCGACCACGGCGGTGGCAACCGCGGGTGACCCCCCGCTGGTCTACACGGCGTGCCCGCAGGGGGAGTGCGGGCTGTTCGTGCGCGATCCCGAGCCAGACCCAGCGCTTCGACGATGTGCCCGCGGCCACCACCCACTTCGCCGCGGTCGCCAGTAGGGGGTCACGTCGCGTCGAGGGCGGGTGGGCACACCCGGTGGGTCACGGACCCGGCCGATCCGGCATGCCCGCACGGGCGACCCTGGTCGCCGACGCCTGTGCGGTAGGCAAGATGACGAGGTCGGTGACCTGCACGTGGGCGGGTCGGTCGGCGACCCACACGACCGCGTCGGCGACGTCGTCCGCCGACAGCGGCGTCATGCCGGCGTAGACCCCCTCCGCCCGATCCCGGTCCCCCTGGAAGCGCACGACGCTGAACTCGGTGTCGACCAGGCCGGGGTCGACGGTGGACACCCGCAGGCCGCTGCCGAGCACGTCCATGCGCAGGCCCGCGGTGATGCGGTCGGCTGCGGCCTTGGACGCGCAGTACACCGCCCCGGACGGGTAGGTCTCGCGGCCTGCCACCGACCCGATGGTGATCAGGTGGCCCGTGCCGCGTGCGACCATGGCGGGCACGACCGCCCGGGTCACGTTGAGCAGGCCGCGCACGTTGGTGTCGATCATGCGGTCCCAGTCGTCCGGATCGCCTTCCTGCAGCGGCGCGAGCCCGACGGCCAGCCCCGCGTTGTTGACCAGCACGTCGACGTCGCGCCATTCGGCGGGGAGCCCGCCGACCGCGGCGTCGACCGCCTCGCGGTCGCGGACGTCGAGAGGGAAGTGGTGGACCTCGGCATCGAGGTCGCCGGCCAGCCGAGCCAGCCGGTCGTCGCGCCGCGCGCACAGCAGCAGACGGGCGCCAGCCGCGGCGAACGCCCGCGCGCAGGCCTGCCCGATGCCGCTGGACGCGCCCGTCACGAAGACGGTGGCGTCAACGAGCATGGATGGCCCGCCCGGGCGGGGGGTGTGGGATGGTGTCCATGGCGCGGGTTGTAGCAGACAGGGGGGGGGGTAGGATCGTGCACCCGATGGATGTCCAGCTGTTCGGTCACGCCAAGTCCAAGGCGACGCGCAGCGCGCAGCGCTTCTTCAGCGAGCGGCGCCTGCCGGTGCACTTCGTGGATGTGCGCAAGCGACACCCGGCGCCGGGGGAGCTGCGCCGGTGGGTCCAGCGGTTCGGCGTGGAGGGTGTCCTCGACACGGCGTCCAAGGCCTACGTGGAGCAGGGCCTGCGGTACGTATCGGCATCTGACGACGACTGGATCGAGCGGCTGTCGGCGGACCCGAGAGCCCTGGCCTTCCCCCTTGGCCGGTGCGGCACCGAGCTGACCGTGGGCGAAGACCCCGAGGGCTGGCAGCGGCTCGCGGATGCCGCGACGGGGCGTGCAGGACGCTGACCGGGCCGGTGTGGTCAGCGCGGCGGGCAGCCCCCGCGGGTCAGCTCATGCGGTCAGCTCGTGATGACGGGCAGCTCGCTGTTTCGCGTCCAGTACTCGGCGACCTGCTGCAGGTGGGCAACCAGCCGTCGGCCGGAGGCCTTGCTCACGTAGGAGTTGGAGCCCAGTGCGTAGGCCGTGTCGATGTCCTCGCGCTGTCGGGAGGACGTCACCACGATCACCGGGATCGCCGCCAGCTCAGGATGTCCCTGCAACCGCTCCAGCACGTCGAAGCCGCTCGCCTTCGGCATCTGCAGGTCGAGGAAGACCAGGTTGGGCGGTGCAGCGTGTGCGTGCGCCCCCCTGCCGAACAGCCAGTCGAGCGTCTCCTCGCCGTCGCGCGCCTCGAGGATCTCCGTGGACCCCTGCATGGTCCGACGCAGCGCGCGGACAGTCAGGTAGCGGTGGTCATCGTCGTCCTCGGCGACGAGCACGCGCAACGTCGTCATGCGACCTCCCGGGGGTGGGCAGAGTCAGGCGTGACCGGCGGCAACTCTACCCGTACGTGGGTGCCCTCGTCGCTGTCGGTGATCCAGATCCTCCCGGCGGCGTGCTCGACGATGCGCCGGCACATGGCCAGCCCGATCCCCGTGCCGGTACCGGTCGCGTTCAGGCGCTGGAAGAGACCGAAGACCTTCTCCCGGTCGGCCGTGGGGATGCCGCGACCGTTGTCGGCGACGGTCACGCCACCGGGCGTGCCTGCCGGGCTCACCCGCACCGTGACGTCGGGCCGGCCACTGTGGACCAGGGCGTTGCTCAGCAGGTTGGCGAACAGCTGGTGCGCCCGGGTCGGATTCATCATGACCGTCGGCAGGACACCGACCTCCAGGGTGGCCTCGGGATGCTGGCGAGCGAGCTCCTCGCTCGCGTGGCGGACGACCGCGGTGAGGTCGACGGGTTGGGGCTCCTCGTCGACCTTGCCGACGCGTGACAGCTGCAGGAGGTCGCCGATGAGCTCGTCCATGTGCTCCACGTTGCGGCGCAGCCGGGCGAGGAAGTGCGCGCCGTCGCCCTCCAGGACGAGCCCGTAGTCCTCCGCGAGGCAGTCGGCGTACCCGAGGACCGACACGATCGGGCGGCGCAGGTCGTGGGAGAGGCCGTACACGAGCGCCTCGAGCTCGGCGGCGCTCTCCTCGGCCTGCGCCCGCGCGGCCTTTTCGCGATCGAATGCCTCGCTGCGGGTCAGCGCCAGGTTCATCATGGTCCCCAGCCGACCGAGCAGCTCGAGCTCGTCCCTGCCGAACAGCGGCGTGACGGGGGTGACCATGACACCGAGCCGGCCGCCGCGAAGCTCCAGGATGACGAGGTCGTCGGTCTTGGTGACAGCCCCGGGCCCGGGCTCGTCCCGCGCCATCAGGCGCGCCCGGAGGGCATCGGGGATCGTGCCGTGGGAGAACTCCTCGCCGGACTC contains:
- a CDS encoding ArsC/Spx/MgsR family protein; the encoded protein is MDVQLFGHAKSKATRSAQRFFSERRLPVHFVDVRKRHPAPGELRRWVQRFGVEGVLDTASKAYVEQGLRYVSASDDDWIERLSADPRALAFPLGRCGTELTVGEDPEGWQRLADAATGRAGR
- a CDS encoding HAMP domain-containing sensor histidine kinase, which encodes MDVLQLAVAVAFMLLGLTAVRLWWRNRSPTTAWLAWTLGALGAALFTGRLAPLLPDDVGATLARLQRVLLVAFPYLLFRFTASFQPVSRRILAAAGVLAGAVLAVTVVVSAPATEGPPPTWYLLYVAGVLVMWTLLSSWVVWRLWRSSRSQSNVARLRLRTLALAVAMLNLALVLAGLSVPEAPPALTTTIQAGALISALLFYAAFAPPALLRQAWRRKDEQALWRAEGDLMAAVTSREIAASMLPHVSRMLGDRPVLLQDESGEEFSHGTIPDALRARLMARDEPGPGAVTKTDDLVILELRGGRLGVMVTPVTPLFGRDELELLGRLGTMMNLALTRSEAFDREKAARAQAEESAAELEALVYGLSHDLRRPIVSVLGYADCLAEDYGLVLEGDGAHFLARLRRNVEHMDELIGDLLQLSRVGKVDEEPQPVDLTAVVRHASEELARQHPEATLEVGVLPTVMMNPTRAHQLFANLLSNALVHSGRPDVTVRVSPAGTPGGVTVADNGRGIPTADREKVFGLFQRLNATGTGTGIGLAMCRRIVEHAAGRIWITDSDEGTHVRVELPPVTPDSAHPREVA
- a CDS encoding SDR family NAD(P)-dependent oxidoreductase — its product is MLVDATVFVTGASSGIGQACARAFAAAGARLLLCARRDDRLARLAGDLDAEVHHFPLDVRDREAVDAAVGGLPAEWRDVDVLVNNAGLAVGLAPLQEGDPDDWDRMIDTNVRGLLNVTRAVVPAMVARGTGHLITIGSVAGRETYPSGAVYCASKAAADRITAGLRMDVLGSGLRVSTVDPGLVDTEFSVVRFQGDRDRAEGVYAGMTPLSADDVADAVVWVADRPAHVQVTDLVILPTAQASATRVARAGMPDRPGP
- a CDS encoding response regulator: MTTLRVLVAEDDDDHRYLTVRALRRTMQGSTEILEARDGEETLDWLFGRGAHAHAAPPNLVFLDLQMPKASGFDVLERLQGHPELAAIPVIVVTSSRQREDIDTAYALGSNSYVSKASGRRLVAHLQQVAEYWTRNSELPVITS